DNA sequence from the Methylacidiphilum kamchatkense Kam1 genome:
GCTCCCCCCAGATTGTTATTTCTGGATCACTAGGAAGATGGGCATCCCCAACATAAATAACCGGCTTTTTTTTAGCTCTAGCCGCGATACTTAATTTTCTGATCGGTTCTATAATCTTCACTGCTTCTCTAGAAGCAAGCTTCCCACCAACGAAATCTTCAAGCATGTCAATAACAACTACAGCCTCCATAGAGATTTTTATTGTTGAAGTTCCATTGGAAAACACCCTCAGTCTATCCTATGAACCTATTTTTATGGCAGCTTTTTTCCGGTCATTCGAATCTAATATTTTTTTTCGAATCCTAATCTTTGTTGGAGTGACCTCAACAAGTTCCTCACTACTAATGAATTCTATCGCTTCTTCAAGCCTAAAAATCTTCGGCGGTTCTAGTCCAATAGCTTTGCCTTCGCCTTGAGAACGAATATTCGTCAAATGCTTTGCTTTGCAAGGATTAACAAGAAGATCCCCAGGTCTTTTATGTTCCCCAACTACCATCCCTTCATATACTTCTTCACCCGGACCAATAAAAAGGATGCCTCTTTGTTGGAGATTTTCCAAAGCATAAGTTGTCGAAATACCTTTTGCAATTGAAACAAGAACCCCATTGCTCCTTATTTCAATTTCTCCCTGCTTAGGGCCATACGCATGAAAGAGATGACTCGCATAACCTTCCCCTCGGGTCAGATTAACAAATTCAGTTTCAAACCCAATTAAGCCCCTGGTTGGAATTAACGCCTCCATAAAAACCCTCTGCTGACTATTTCTCATCATGCGAATATTGCCACCCCTTTTCGAAAGCATTTCCATTACTGGCCCAAGGCATTCTTGTGGGATATCTACCGATAAGAGCTCATAAGGCTCGAAGAGGATACCAGAAGAATCAGCTTTGTAAATCACTTCTGGTCGACTAACCATAAGCTCGAACCCTTCTCTGCGCATTTGTTCGACAAGAATAGCTATCTGCATGGTCCCTCTACCACTAATTTCAAAGGCGCCAGGTACGTCCGTTTCTTCAACTCTAAGCCCTACATTGGTTCTTACTTCTTTGAGAAGCCTTCCATAGATGTGTCTCGCTGTCAGAAGTTTCCCCTCTTTGCCTGCTAAAGGCGAATCATTAACCAGGATCCGCATGCGAACCGTAGGCGGATCTACTTCTATTCGTGGCAGGGGAATAGTATCCTCGACATCTGATATCGTATCTCCAATATAAACTTCTTCCAAACCAGCTATTCCGACTATATCCCCAGCAGAAGCTTCGGAAAGCTCTATCCGTTCCAATCCTTTAAAGCCTAAAATCGCTGTGACAGTTCCCCGACTCGTTTTCCCAGATTTTTGATAAGAAAAAAGGGGAGAACCCACTTTAATTGTACCAGAAAAAATTTTGCCAATCGCAATTCTGCCTAAATAATCGCTGTAATCCAAGTTGGCGACTAAAAGCTTAAAAACTGGGTCCTGAGAGATAGTCGGAGAAGGGATATGAGTCAAAATAGCTTCAAAAAGTGGCTTGAAGCCGTTCTTCTTATCTTCAACTGAGATTTCTTTTTTCCATTCTTTCAAAGCGATGCCTTCTTTAGCTGAAACATACAATACGGGAAAATCTAGCTGTTTGTCAGAAGCCTCTAATTCAAGAAAGAGTTCGAAAATCTGGTCTAGAACCTTAATAGGCTGGGCATTTGCCCTGTCAATCTTATTAATGAGCACCAGCGGACTGAGATTTTGGGATAAAGCTTTTTTCAATACAAACTTAGTTTGCGCTTGAGGCCCTTCTACAGCGTCTACCAATAGCAAAACGCCATCAACCATCCCTAGACTTCTTTCTACCTCACTTCCAAAATCGGCATGTCCAGGTGTATCAATCAAATTGATCTTGTAATTCTCATACTGGAAAGAGGCATTCTTTGCTCGGATGGTGATCCCCTTTTCTCTTTCCAAGTCCATGCTATCCATTATTCTTTCGGTCAATTGTTGGTTTTGCCGAAAGGAGCCAGACTGTTTCAACAGTTGGTCTACTAACGTTGTTTTTCCATGATCAACATGAGCAATAATCGCAATGTTTTTTATCTTTTCCATAATCTAAACTTTATATATATACACTATTTATTTAATTCTTCGTTCATACATAGCTATGGGTGAAGTAACAGGGAGTTACCGGATTGCGCTTTGAGCAATTTCGCCGCTGATCCCTGACTTGATGAAATCTCTAAGTAGCCGCTGCTATTATATAATACGCCAACTTTTCCCAAAGGCAACTCACTATAGGTTTTTACACAGGGAGCTGCAAGCGTTATTTTCCCAATCTGCACTCGAACCAAATTCCCTTCTTTGATCCAGGAAGCCATTCCCATAGGGATATTGGTAATAATGTTACCAAAATGATCAATATAAAGGACCTGTCCGGAAACACTCTGTCCAATCGTCGACGGAGGAGAGAAATTCAACAAATGAAGATTTTCTTTTGGCATTCTAGAACCTGTATTCTGAGGTTTTCCCCCCTGACTTAGATAGGCCGCCACCGGA
Encoded proteins:
- the typA gene encoding translational GTPase TypA → MEKIKNIAIIAHVDHGKTTLVDQLLKQSGSFRQNQQLTERIMDSMDLEREKGITIRAKNASFQYENYKINLIDTPGHADFGSEVERSLGMVDGVLLLVDAVEGPQAQTKFVLKKALSQNLSPLVLINKIDRANAQPIKVLDQIFELFLELEASDKQLDFPVLYVSAKEGIALKEWKKEISVEDKKNGFKPLFEAILTHIPSPTISQDPVFKLLVANLDYSDYLGRIAIGKIFSGTIKVGSPLFSYQKSGKTSRGTVTAILGFKGLERIELSEASAGDIVGIAGLEEVYIGDTISDVEDTIPLPRIEVDPPTVRMRILVNDSPLAGKEGKLLTARHIYGRLLKEVRTNVGLRVEETDVPGAFEISGRGTMQIAILVEQMRREGFELMVSRPEVIYKADSSGILFEPYELLSVDIPQECLGPVMEMLSKRGGNIRMMRNSQQRVFMEALIPTRGLIGFETEFVNLTRGEGYASHLFHAYGPKQGEIEIRSNGVLVSIAKGISTTYALENLQQRGILFIGPGEEVYEGMVVGEHKRPGDLLVNPCKAKHLTNIRSQGEGKAIGLEPPKIFRLEEAIEFISSEELVEVTPTKIRIRKKILDSNDRKKAAIKIGS